One region of Patescibacteria group bacterium genomic DNA includes:
- the dnaX gene encoding DNA polymerase III subunit gamma/tau: LVLYRKYRPKLFSEITGQEHVVQTLTNALISGTTSHAYLFCGPRGSGKTTIARLLAKSLNCEGRKPGEFEPCNKCSSCLEINEGRSIDLTEIDAASNRGVDEIRELRDGIKFRPVKSKYKVFIIDESHQLTKEAANALLKTLEEPPSHAVFILATTEIHKMIPTIISRCQRFDFRKLTLPEIIARLEMVAKKEGVHIEKPALELIALNSGGAVRDAEGLLDQALTFSGTLGRTGIIKAEDLKELLGMVDVKIVSDFVGFLCEKKAGEAIGFLNEIMEKGKDVQEFAKAVINYLRQGLILKIGVEPSNPIIIGLTGEEQLKLQSQVAIFPEADLRNALKLFMEAENKMKYSSIPQLPLELAVIEALKLGEK, from the coding sequence ATTTAGTATTGTATAGAAAATATCGTCCGAAATTATTTTCGGAAATCACTGGGCAGGAGCACGTCGTCCAGACTCTGACGAACGCTTTGATTTCGGGCACGACCTCGCACGCTTATTTATTCTGCGGGCCGCGCGGTTCGGGCAAAACTACCATTGCCCGTCTTTTGGCCAAGTCCCTGAATTGCGAAGGCAGGAAGCCCGGAGAATTCGAGCCGTGCAATAAATGCTCTTCGTGTTTGGAAATCAACGAGGGCAGAAGCATTGATCTTACCGAAATTGACGCAGCTTCCAACAGGGGGGTGGATGAAATCAGGGAATTGAGGGACGGCATTAAGTTCCGCCCGGTCAAATCCAAATACAAGGTTTTTATCATCGACGAATCACACCAGCTCACCAAGGAAGCGGCCAACGCCTTATTAAAAACCCTGGAAGAGCCGCCTTCGCACGCCGTGTTTATCCTGGCTACCACCGAGATCCATAAAATGATCCCGACGATCATTTCACGCTGCCAGAGATTTGATTTCAGGAAACTGACTTTGCCCGAAATCATCGCAAGGCTGGAAATGGTGGCAAAAAAAGAGGGAGTCCATATTGAGAAGCCGGCTTTGGAGCTTATCGCGTTGAATTCGGGAGGGGCTGTCAGGGATGCCGAAGGGCTGCTTGACCAGGCTCTGACGTTTTCGGGCACCTTGGGGCGCACCGGGATCATCAAGGCTGAAGATTTAAAGGAGCTTCTGGGCATGGTGGATGTGAAAATCGTGAGTGACTTTGTCGGGTTCCTTTGCGAAAAAAAGGCCGGGGAAGCCATCGGCTTTCTGAATGAAATCATGGAAAAAGGCAAGGATGTGCAGGAGTTCGCCAAGGCCGTCATCAATTATCTGCGCCAGGGCCTGATTCTGAAGATCGGAGTGGAGCCCTCAAATCCCATTATTATCGGTTTGACTGGCGAAGAGCAGTTAAAGCTCCAGTCCCAGGTTGCGATTTTTCCGGAAGCGGACTTAAGAAACGCCCTGAAGCTTTTTATGGAAGCGGAAAACAAGATGAAGTATTCTTCAATCCCGCAGCTACCTTTGGAGCTTGCTGTCATTGAGGCCTTGAAATTAGGCGAAAAATAA